Proteins co-encoded in one Bacillus paramycoides genomic window:
- the dltC gene encoding D-alanine--poly(phosphoribitol) ligase subunit DltC, with amino-acid sequence MAEFKEQVLDILEEVCENDIVKENLDVQLFEEGILDSFAVVSLLVEFQERLDIEVSISDFDRDEWATPNMVIKKLEEIR; translated from the coding sequence ATGGCAGAATTCAAAGAGCAAGTATTAGATATTTTAGAAGAAGTATGTGAAAACGATATTGTGAAAGAAAACTTAGATGTTCAGTTATTTGAAGAAGGTATTCTTGATTCTTTCGCTGTAGTATCTTTATTAGTTGAATTCCAAGAGCGTTTAGATATTGAAGTTTCTATTTCTGATTTTGACCGTGACGAGTGGGCTACTCCAAACATGGTTATTAAGAAGTTGGAAGAAATCCGATGA